ttgatatcttcacctgaatatttgctaaacctgtctcttggtgttctctgtggcaagctgtaaaacattaattgtcattaatttcactgcatgttcatttttgcgtcaaagggcatctgacgtaatgcttgacgacgggatattatcaaaaattatcggcattaatatcacaagagagtgagaataaattgacaataatgcgaccatttttcgaaaacttgtctgacaatgcccaatgacaacaaatttggaAAAAAGTGGAGCATTATTTTCGTATTTATTCTTAAGGTCGTGAAATATTCGctgtactttttatttctgtattctgtatagctttctattggtcagagtCTCCTGTGACTAGCGTtgccaggtgtcccgatttgcgcgggacgtcccgattttcaggggtctgaggacgcgtaccgatttgtacctgatcgggacaccaAATGTCCCGATAAATTTCACCCATGAAAACCAATTTCAGAATTACTTTCAGTGAATTTTATAtgtaactatgttataaaaaccaAGGCACTCCTAAAGGCGACAatatcgaatgaaaaatataatttacttaatctacaattttattttgtaatttcgtctgattattattatgtGGGATTAAATACGGATTATGaaaacaccttgtagtccagtaaatgaacgggaaatacgataccgtgtaattttcagggtcaactccaaattgcatgaaaatttggacttAGGTTCTACTCAAAGTTGAACTtctgccgttggttgcttttactcgggaggtgacagtcacccctagtcGGGGGTGAAAACCCGCTCgtttaaaataagtataacttagttaatatttttcgagttatttgcgattgaaaatgtttattttttcgacaaaaaaatcacgtttttaggcggtttttcacaaataactaaaaaagtaagtatttgatcgaaaaaaatattcttagcaaaaatgtagcatataaaaaaatgaaaaaaaaaatgtgaactcgtaaagtctatagacccagcaaaagcaaagttgtagctcatgaaaaatatgttcttattcgtcaaattctaaatcaaAGATTTCAACGTGAACCCGTTGAACGTTttcacttttcgggaaaaacccattaaaacttttttaaagtgttttaaagctttattttgtgttttgaaaaagtttttagcatcaaaactaagcgagttatgctcaaaatcaagtttttttttggtaaaaaaatcgtgaaaatatcctatttagcaccccaaatgaaattaatcattaccgctttacaaacaatttacttttcttatgtatttttttatatgatctataagtttcatcggtttcaagggcttatttttgaaaaaatcatagttgAAAGGGCCTGAtggagtcactaatcacgagtgtatgcaaaatatgaacagatatcttaaccaatttttgtcttacagaaaaacaaaatgaaactatcatatttataaaagcaaaacctacattttttttaatccttgagatttttcgtattactaatacttttcaagttattttgaaaaaaaaagcattttttcgtataaacaATAGGTACACATATAAAGTGAATGGTAGAGCGGTAATTTTTTTATACTGCTAAATAGGGAgatattttcacgattttttggttttaatgctagagacttttatataaaaaaataaagattttttaaacactttatatAATTTCAATAAGTGCTTCCCAAAAATTGCTTcactttttggttatttcacgttgaaatattaaatttggaatttgacgaataagaacgtatttttgatgagctactactttgctttttattactggttttatagactttctgaacacacaagttttttgttttttataagctacatttttgctaagacaatttttttcgttaaaatacttcATGACTTTGCGAAAAACCATCAGAAGAAGTGGTTTTCTTTATCCAAAAATAAACATGTTCAATCGCAAattactcgaaaaatattgacttggtAAAAAAAGTCTATAGaaaaaaatttgcttagaattagtcaatttatccatttggACTTATTTAAAAAGCGCGTTTTTTCAaacccgagaaggggtaactgtcaccccccaagtaaaagtaaCCGACGGTACAAGTTCAAATTTGAAGTAGACGGTAAGTAGAACCTTACGAAGGTAAGTAAAACACTCCAAAACAgttatttactgggctattgttgtttatttgtcccgatctacaaccctaaatcccgatttggtTTACCTTATGTACCGATTTAAAagaaatcggacctggcaacactacctgtgaatgaaataatcaaggtCATATCTCTTCTCCAAATCCATTATCTACAatacttaaatttttttcttacacTTAAATACAtaaagttttaacaaaaaaggAATGTATAAAGCCAGTCAAAGATACAAGTTTAAAATTATGACatttacataaaagtaaaaaaatacaataattagCAAGTGCACTACTTACATAAGtttatataggtacatttaaATACGTTAGTTCCATGTACTATTCATAAAATCGTTTGTTGTATAAGGTTCTAATTTACACAAAAAGCTTACAACGTTCCTTTTTATCATGGAGATATAATCAGATATCTTCAAGTGTAGAGTCAGgtaaatcggtaaattcgtagtttttacgtttttcgtcaatatttctaaaactatgcggtttagcatgaaccaccttctatacaaaaatgttatacatacattaaatttgaaataaaaaagatcctatgcataatcattctaaaatgaacggttccaaagttacggaggtagtatagtgtaattggtccaaaaaactcctaacccagacatccaaagtaaaagttttcctccaacaccaacttgttctatatggtccacatattgttcagtaaaaagttacatcattttgaacgtccggtttgggggggggggggggagatgggagagaagtcggtaaattagtttTTACACCCAACAACACCCAAGCCCAGATTGATACTTAGTTAACTTTCAAAAAGCGGAGGAATAGACAGCCCATAGACTTACCAGTCCAGAGCAACTAGAAGAAAAGTCCTAGAACTTGTAAATATGCTAAAAAATCCACTAACAAACACCGCAATGAAAAAAAAACACCGCATCAGAAGAGGTAGATTTATAGAAAATAATGTAGAGGAATAATTAGCCAAATATTAAAGAAGCCAATAAGTAAATGCAACAAAGTAAAAAGAATAGCCATAATAACTAGATACCAAAAGCACAGAAACAAGGTACGCCGACAAGTCAAacaagaactgcaagataacaaatctCAGGTGTGAGACAACCATCTAAAGGAAATATAAGAACGGGGCTCAAACGTACATGTTACATGAGAAGCCCATAAAATTTTGCGGAACGAAAGAAAACCAATATTTCCACTGCATTGATAGAATACTTAGTCTTCATCACACAAGACAAAGCTGAAGTTATAAGGAACACTCAAACGAGAGTGGAGAGATGATGCAAAATACCTAGAAGTCATAATGAACATAGGCCTAAATAAACACCATCATCCACAAAACAGTAGATGCCCAAGCGATTATTAGAGGATTCGCAGGAAAGAAAAGTAATCTTGCTTTCAAAACCCAAACGAGATTTATAGTTTAAATAACAATATAATATAAAATCTTAGTAAAATCGTTGTTAAAGAATTTCTGTTTCTACACCACTgcttaaattaaaatttaaagtaaaggTTTGAatctatttattatttaaatttttttataatataaagtaGTCTAATTTCATTTTGATTATTGAAGATAAAATCACGCAACAATGTAGTTGGCTTGAAGTTTAGATATGATGATTAGTTTCAGAACTCAATAAATAGAAAGTGATTAACCAAATTTGGACCATAAACACTTAccgaaaatatattaaaataatgaaactaaatttaacaaattatacgtaactaaaaaatatatttgtaaaaGGTGTTAAAAAACGAGAGAAAGTAAATGACCTAAAGGATGCAGTGTAAATTAAAGTTCTAGACAAAGAAACTAGATGTGTCAAATGTTCAGACAAGTGTGAAACTAAAGCTCACATACGAAGAAAAACAAGTAAACTCACTGTGGTGAAAATTATCCAGCTATTAGCCTAACTTTTTGCTCTAAGACACCTTGTCCCGTCAATAATAAAGCTGTCAATAAAAATGTGTTTTGGTcgagattataaaaattaaggaTTAGTATACAAAGAACTTTCAACTGAAGCAAAACCAGCCGGAGTAACCTAGTTGAGTCCCAGAATTTATAATCCGTATTTCTAATAGCCGAGTTGAGTCCCGAAGATGGGTAAATTGAGTCCCGTGTCTACCTGGGGCTTAATCGGTGTACGTAATGATTTCTAGGAACtagaaaacaataatttattttagatcatataattttattacaaaaatgtatacctaCAATATTTACAAAAAGCAATATAAGCTAGAATTACATGCTAATTCATTTATTTAACTATGTATTCTAAATTTTTCACCTACACTTTTGAGGTAATCAAATTTTGATATTAatctattatttaattttaaaatttgttcatCTACAAATTTTTTGATGTAAGGGTTTGcgcagaataaattttttttactttttttttgtacacttCTAATTTTAACATACGTTTTACTTTGAAAGTctattaaaactgttaaaaattgaaaaatatgaggATGAGCAAAATAAAATGACGAGTTAAACCTGGAATGAAAACTCTCACATGCGTTCGTCGTCCGTTGTAAACTGCTTGACATCTCCGCCCATATTTCTGGCGGAAACTTAGCCGATTCTGAGACATAATTATCGACCAGATAGTCCGCAAATTCTACTATTCTATGATTTTGTGGCTGTATTGATGATAAAGCTTCAACAAAACAATCTCCTACATCTTCTGGGTTGAGAAATGGCATTCCAAAGCAGTATGTTAAATATTTTCCTACATCACTCTCTTTGTCTTTGTATAAGGATGTTAAACCTAGTGCCTGAATTTTGCGCCACctgaaaaaagaaaataacatcaTTAGAATTACAACAGTATGACATGGAAAATAAGTAAAAAACACCGGAAAACAAAAGCATATatacacatcatcatcatcaaaaaTACAATTCAAATACTCGTATGTTAAATATGACTACTTATCAGGGCCAAGAAAATTACAACAACGTGGCATATGGGAAATCAGTAAAAaacaccaaaaaacaaaaagtttacatacacatcatcatcatcatcatcatcatcatcaaaaaAAGATTCAAATATGTCAAATATGACTACTTATCAGGACCAGGAAAATTACAACAGCGTGGCATATGGGAAATcagtacaaaaaaaaaccaaaaaacaaaaagcacacatacacatcatcatcattcaaaaAAGGATTCAAATATGACTACTTACCAGGATTGTCCTAAATGGAATCGGCAGCCCTTCAATGAAACATTAGTCCAAACTTCAGTGACACTTTGCTGAATTGCTTCTTCAAAATCTGCAAATACCTTTCTTAAAGCGAGTTTTTTATTGCATTTCTCAACTTGTTCTGTTAGGTATTTAAGTGCCAGTGTATAtgtatgtttttgtttatttggcAGTAAGAAGAAAACCAAAGGTATATAATGATCTTCTTTTAGACCATGGATGGAGAACATTTGCTTAAAAAACTTTAGCAATATTCAAAAGTTCCATCTATATAAatggtgtccaaatctgctaaAAAATCTAAATTGCTGCTACAGGAAAACATAATAATTTGGTTTTCTATGTCGTTCACCATTAGAAAATCCTCGTTTTGTTGGTTTTcactaaaaaatgtttttaatatatcATGAGTTTCCTCCATACTTTTTGGTAATTTAGGCAGAAGAGATCGTCGGGCGttatacatattttttcgaaCCAATGCCACGTCTTTGGTAGTCAAGGTACTAATATCTCCATTTCGTAATTCCTTTTGCAAAATTTTCATAGGTCTTTCACCGATGTCTTCTACGGCCTTTCGTTTTAAGGAGTTACTTAACATTTGACGGTTAAGTGCATCTTCGTCGCTATGGTTGTGTTCATCCCGAATTTCCGTCACTACGTTGTCACCTTGggtttttaaaaatgctttacatttttctctCGTCTGCGCATAACACATCCAACACTTGTCGTTATTCTTTAAAGATTTGTGAAAACGATATTTGAAGCCATTTAACACAATCAATTGTTTTCCTTTTTCAATAAGAACAATTTTCACTGAACTCATTTTGGCAATCAACTTAACACCGTATAGTATACAGATAGATCGCACCATACTAAATATTTTGTAGGATAttgcttttttatatttgattaccATAAATGCATAACCAATAAAATTATTTCATTCCACTATTGTTATTCCAGGTaataacaatatttctaaatatgcttaagtacaaattagaaagtacttacaaattagaaagctattaaaatgtaattagaaggattacgatgcccgggactcaattcgaccatctaaatattttgaccctTCTTAATTCAGGTATATGGGACTCAATTTACCTATGCCCAAA
The window above is part of the Diabrotica virgifera virgifera chromosome 2, PGI_DIABVI_V3a genome. Proteins encoded here:
- the LOC114327045 gene encoding uncharacterized protein LOC114327045, with protein sequence MFSIHGLKEDHYIPLVFFLLPNKQKHTYTLALKYLTEQVEKCNKKLALRKVFADFEEAIQQSVTEVWTNVSLKGCRFHLGQSWWRKIQALGLTSLYKDKESDVGKYLTYCFGMPFLNPEDVGDCFVEALSSIQPQNHRIVEFADYLVDNYVSESAKFPPEIWAEMSSSLQRTTNACESFHSRFNSSFYFAHPHIFQFLTVLIDFQSKTYVKIRSVQKKSKKNLFCANPYIKKFVDEQILKLNNRLISKFDYLKSVGEKFRIHS